The Kiloniellales bacterium genome contains a region encoding:
- a CDS encoding LysR family transcriptional regulator has product MSIRNLRTLIAVADQGTFTAAAEAVHVTHAAVSQQMKALEEEWQVALFDRSRRAPELTPLGKALVARAREIVAAYDGILASVSGEAGFRGELNLGAVPTTLTGMVPFALAMLKKEHAELHVRVVPGLTTELAAQVERGALDAALVTRMAPLPRRHEWREVAREAFELLAAREAASDDPAELLRSNPYIRFSRQAVVGAQIEAWLQARGIEVTESMEISDLGIISSLVHANLGVSIVPRQAVAAPNSLPLKRIALSPGPEPRVLGLLARSDSVKLPVLDRLLNHLLKAAEIGRFDGDPPAR; this is encoded by the coding sequence ATGTCGATCCGCAATCTCCGGACCCTGATCGCGGTCGCCGATCAGGGCACCTTCACCGCCGCCGCCGAGGCGGTCCACGTCACCCACGCCGCAGTCAGCCAGCAGATGAAGGCGCTCGAGGAGGAGTGGCAGGTCGCGCTCTTCGACCGGAGCCGCCGGGCGCCCGAGCTGACGCCGCTCGGCAAGGCCCTGGTCGCCCGCGCGCGCGAGATCGTCGCGGCCTACGACGGTATTCTCGCCTCGGTTTCTGGCGAGGCCGGCTTCCGGGGCGAGCTCAACCTCGGCGCGGTGCCGACCACCTTGACCGGGATGGTGCCCTTCGCGCTCGCCATGCTGAAGAAGGAGCACGCCGAGCTCCACGTTCGCGTCGTGCCGGGGCTGACCACGGAGCTGGCGGCGCAGGTCGAGCGCGGCGCTTTGGACGCGGCGCTGGTCACGCGCATGGCGCCCCTGCCGCGCCGCCACGAGTGGCGCGAGGTCGCGCGCGAGGCCTTCGAGCTGCTGGCCGCCCGAGAGGCGGCGAGCGACGATCCCGCCGAACTCCTGCGGAGCAACCCCTATATCCGCTTTTCGCGTCAGGCCGTGGTCGGCGCCCAGATCGAGGCCTGGCTGCAGGCACGAGGCATCGAGGTGACGGAGAGCATGGAAATCTCCGACCTCGGCATCATTTCCAGCCTGGTCCACGCCAACCTTGGGGTCTCCATTGTTCCCAGGCAGGCCGTGGCCGCGCCGAATTCCCTGCCCCTCAAGCGGATCGCGCTTTCCCCGGGACCGGAACCGCGGGTGCTGGGACTGCTCGCCCGTTCCGACAGCGTCAAGCTCCCGGTGCTGGACCGCCTCCTGAACCATCTGCTGA
- a CDS encoding glucose 1-dehydrogenase — protein sequence MQLFDLSGKVAVVTGGNGGIGLGMARGLAEAGAAVAVVGRNAAKNAAAVEALATLGARAAAFEADVRDADAVAATVEAVTAEFDGLHILVNNAGTNVRKRPEELSEEDWHLVLDTNLTSAFLCAKACYPALKAAGGGKVLNNGSMLSLFGSPWGSPYGASKGGIMQLTRSLATAWAPDNIQVNCFLPGWIDTDLTRNARREVQGLNEKVLARTPAGRWGTIEDMAGLAVFLASPASDFITGTAIPIDGGFSIAI from the coding sequence ATGCAACTCTTCGATCTATCCGGCAAGGTGGCGGTCGTGACCGGGGGCAACGGCGGCATCGGCCTCGGCATGGCGCGCGGCCTGGCCGAGGCCGGCGCGGCCGTCGCCGTGGTCGGGCGCAACGCGGCCAAGAACGCGGCGGCGGTCGAGGCCCTCGCCACCCTGGGCGCCCGAGCGGCCGCCTTCGAGGCCGACGTGCGCGACGCCGACGCGGTCGCCGCGACGGTCGAGGCGGTCACGGCCGAGTTCGACGGGCTCCACATCCTGGTCAACAACGCCGGCACCAACGTCCGCAAGCGGCCGGAGGAACTCTCGGAAGAGGACTGGCATCTGGTCCTGGATACCAACTTGACCAGCGCCTTCCTCTGCGCCAAGGCGTGCTACCCGGCGTTGAAGGCGGCCGGCGGCGGCAAGGTGCTCAACAACGGCTCCATGCTTTCGCTGTTCGGCTCGCCCTGGGGCTCACCCTACGGCGCCTCCAAGGGCGGCATCATGCAGCTGACCCGCTCACTCGCCACCGCATGGGCGCCGGACAACATCCAGGTAAACTGCTTCCTGCCCGGCTGGATCGACACCGACCTGACCCGCAACGCCCGCAGAGAGGTGCAGGGTCTCAACGAGAAGGTCCTGGCCCGCACCCCGGCGGGGCGCTGGGGCACGATCGAGGACATGGCCGGCCTGGCGGTCTTCCTGGCCAGCCCCGCCTCGGACTTCATCACCGGCACGGCGATCCCGATCGACGGCGGCTTCTCGATTGCGATCTAG